A region of Rhizobium sp. CCGE531 DNA encodes the following proteins:
- a CDS encoding CDP-alcohol phosphatidyltransferase family protein: MLHNLRDYANAITAVSYLFAITGLFLAMNGHIELGTAFVLWTWFLDHWDGHVARKTKDRRRPGVADFGKSFDGFGDFIHGILFPSIIITLVGHGSLLSFVAVAALIMAGAIRLSYFENVGLTSDAKFSGIPVSYDTPLLALLLLTRPQFPDNAFPTVLAIAFIILAPLHVTTAIRVPAIRASALPIATFCAIAGSIALATAAVTDR, encoded by the coding sequence ATGCTTCACAATCTCCGGGATTACGCCAACGCCATCACCGCTGTCAGCTACCTCTTCGCGATCACCGGGCTTTTCCTCGCGATGAACGGCCATATCGAACTCGGGACGGCGTTCGTACTCTGGACTTGGTTCCTTGATCACTGGGATGGACATGTCGCACGCAAGACGAAGGACCGCCGGCGGCCGGGTGTGGCGGATTTCGGGAAGAGCTTTGACGGGTTCGGAGATTTTATCCACGGCATCCTTTTCCCGTCGATCATCATCACACTTGTTGGTCATGGGAGCTTGCTATCTTTCGTCGCCGTTGCCGCGTTGATCATGGCCGGCGCTATCCGGCTCAGCTACTTCGAGAATGTTGGTCTAACTTCGGATGCGAAATTCAGCGGTATCCCCGTTTCATACGATACGCCGCTACTGGCGTTGCTGCTTCTTACGAGGCCGCAATTTCCTGATAATGCCTTTCCAACAGTATTGGCGATAGCCTTCATCATACTCGCACCGCTCCACGTCACGACCGCAATTAGGGTCCCTGCTATCCGGGCAAGCGCTTTGCCGATCGCGACTTTCTGCGCGATCGCCGGTTCAATCGCGCTAGCAACGGCTGCGGTGACGGATCGTTAA
- a CDS encoding alkaline phosphatase family protein, with amino-acid sequence MRFLIVSFDGLRPDLVSPDLTPNLCRLQALGVTLAEHRTIYPSETRCAFPSLITGAATAGHGMVGNKYIDRSVSPPRFVDTSDAVLLRKLDLASEGRLMSVPSLGEILAARGRPMAVLATNTAGTTRFFHHKAEDFGHVRLSGHFRDVCTPDGVLAAAEALVGKLPPAPPENEPDTAGQDWITSAFLSVVWPKYRPDVTVLSFGEPDITSHVHGTGAAATRGIIAHCDRQFGRVLDWWEAEGRTEDVQIMAISDHGHITGHTRVSVADCLRGAGFRPGIALGPDVDVVVVPGQVGALYLSDPRDEHVARLVAAIAGEVWCGPIFTRAKNETEGIAPGSLGNHLALGDHVRAPDVSFCFRADHGVDSFGLEGGTFYDNDRRSGLGVHGGLNPKELAAVGVIAGSAFSGRGAVSSAPTGICDIAPTILHLLGFSKPESMSGRILHEILEHDSKALPHVRRETFEARLGKFRQVLQRVHVGGTIYIESGTADG; translated from the coding sequence ATGCGATTTCTCATCGTCAGCTTCGACGGCCTTCGGCCCGACCTCGTTTCCCCTGATCTGACACCAAACCTTTGCCGGTTGCAGGCTCTCGGTGTCACGCTGGCGGAGCATCGCACGATCTATCCCAGCGAAACCCGTTGCGCATTCCCGAGCCTCATTACCGGCGCTGCGACCGCGGGGCATGGAATGGTGGGCAACAAATATATCGATCGCTCGGTCTCACCGCCGCGCTTTGTCGATACTTCAGACGCGGTATTATTGCGCAAGCTTGATTTGGCAAGCGAAGGGCGGCTTATGTCCGTACCGTCGCTTGGTGAGATCCTTGCCGCCCGCGGCCGCCCTATGGCTGTTTTGGCGACCAATACGGCCGGTACGACGCGTTTCTTCCATCATAAGGCCGAAGACTTCGGCCATGTGCGCCTCTCCGGTCATTTCCGCGACGTCTGTACACCCGACGGGGTGCTGGCTGCAGCGGAAGCGCTTGTGGGCAAGCTTCCGCCGGCACCGCCCGAAAACGAGCCCGACACGGCCGGGCAGGATTGGATCACCTCGGCGTTCCTAAGCGTGGTTTGGCCGAAATACCGACCGGATGTCACCGTCCTGTCTTTTGGTGAGCCCGATATTACGTCCCATGTCCACGGCACGGGCGCCGCGGCGACACGCGGGATCATCGCACACTGCGACCGCCAGTTCGGCCGGGTCCTGGACTGGTGGGAAGCGGAGGGACGAACTGAAGATGTGCAGATCATGGCGATTTCCGATCATGGTCACATCACTGGCCACACACGCGTCTCCGTCGCCGACTGCCTACGCGGCGCTGGCTTTCGGCCCGGCATAGCACTTGGCCCGGATGTCGACGTCGTCGTCGTGCCTGGTCAGGTCGGCGCGCTGTATCTGTCGGACCCAAGAGACGAACATGTTGCCCGTCTTGTGGCGGCGATTGCGGGCGAGGTTTGGTGCGGACCGATCTTCACTCGCGCAAAAAACGAAACCGAGGGCATCGCTCCCGGCAGTCTCGGCAATCACCTCGCACTTGGCGATCACGTTCGCGCCCCGGACGTTTCCTTTTGCTTCCGTGCCGACCACGGTGTGGATTCCTTCGGGCTTGAGGGCGGCACGTTCTATGACAATGACCGCCGATCGGGCCTCGGTGTCCACGGGGGCCTCAATCCAAAGGAGCTTGCCGCCGTCGGTGTTATAGCCGGCTCGGCCTTTTCTGGCCGAGGTGCCGTCTCTTCAGCTCCGACCGGTATCTGCGATATTGCGCCGACGATCCTGCACCTTCTTGGATTTTCCAAGCCAGAAAGCATGAGCGGACGGATTCTGCATGAAATTCTGGAACATGACTCGAAGGCTCTCCCGCACGTCCGTCGCGAAACCTTCGAAGCAAGGCTGGGGAAGTTCAGGCAGGTTCTGCAGCGCGTTCACGTTGGAGGAACGATCTATATCGAAAGCGGAACCGCGGATGGGTGA
- the aepX gene encoding phosphoenolpyruvate mutase produces MTVDQKVFISNPIGAVENPTTTLLDLIYSSDLSFLMEAHDGLSAAIARQAGFKGLWASGLSIASALGYRDANEASWTDVVHVVERMADASGLPILADGDSGFGNFNNARLLAMKLLQHGAAGVCLEDKVFPKRNSFIGERHPLVDIDEFSGRLRAVKDTTGNDLVLVARIEALIAGYGLDEALQRADAYADAGADAILIHSRKSDANEVLGFAKQWQKLPIVIVPTKYYRTPVSAYRDACISTVIWANHAMRAAVAGMRAVCGRIAAEESIAGIEPEVATLEEIFDLLGYDELASAEDRYLPREK; encoded by the coding sequence ATGACAGTGGATCAGAAAGTTTTTATCTCCAACCCGATCGGAGCCGTTGAGAACCCGACAACGACGCTCCTTGATCTTATTTACTCCAGCGATCTGTCGTTCCTCATGGAAGCTCATGATGGACTTTCAGCGGCAATCGCCAGGCAGGCTGGCTTCAAGGGGCTTTGGGCCTCGGGACTTTCGATCGCTTCGGCGCTTGGCTATCGAGACGCGAACGAGGCGAGCTGGACCGACGTCGTGCACGTGGTGGAGCGGATGGCCGATGCCAGCGGACTGCCCATCTTGGCCGACGGTGACTCGGGCTTCGGCAATTTCAACAACGCCCGGCTATTGGCAATGAAGCTCTTGCAGCACGGCGCCGCCGGTGTCTGCCTGGAAGATAAGGTCTTCCCGAAAAGGAACAGTTTCATCGGAGAGCGTCACCCGCTCGTCGATATCGATGAGTTTTCCGGCCGCCTTCGAGCAGTCAAGGACACGACCGGGAACGACCTCGTGCTGGTCGCTCGCATCGAAGCGCTGATCGCCGGCTACGGTCTGGACGAGGCTCTGCAGCGCGCGGACGCCTATGCGGACGCTGGCGCCGACGCGATCCTTATCCATTCACGCAAGAGCGATGCGAATGAGGTCCTCGGTTTTGCGAAGCAGTGGCAGAAGCTTCCAATCGTGATTGTGCCGACCAAATATTACCGCACTCCGGTCTCGGCATATCGAGATGCCTGCATCTCAACGGTGATTTGGGCCAACCACGCAATGCGGGCTGCGGTTGCCGGGATGCGCGCGGTGTGCGGCCGTATAGCCGCCGAAGAGAGCATCGCCGGGATAGAGCCGGAAGTCGCCACACTCGAAGAGATCTTTGATCTCCTCGGTTACGACGAATTGGCATCGGCCGAAGATCGCTATCTGCCGAGAGAGAAATGA
- a CDS encoding MFS transporter: protein MPQQEVRFTVLNSGNKLGNASSYLNSSAPYWRKNLIVCAAGSFTTTVAMTMILPFLPLYIRELGVSDQASIAQFSGVAYGVTFLAAALVAPLWGRLADRYGRKAMMVRASLGVVAAMALMGVAQDVWQLLAMRFLAGLLGGYSSGSYALVATQVPKDRIGWALGFLATGIMGGNLVGPLIGGFLPTLIGIRETFFLTAALVFLTFVASAFLIREDFNARTTEREYSNSWSTIPSRRPVLAMLATGLLLMIANMSIEPITAIYISQLVEPNRHVTLWAGLVISGTAFGSVLSASHLGRLADRVGHWKVIVVAMCTAAALLLSQAFVTNVLELVGLRILMGLVLGGLLPCIGSVIRHSVPEQAVGAILGWSTSAQHAGQVLGPAIGGVLAAHAGIHSVFFFTSFLMLVGGFIAWSSRPQANSA, encoded by the coding sequence ATGCCCCAGCAAGAAGTGCGATTCACAGTGCTAAACAGTGGAAATAAGCTTGGGAATGCGAGTTCGTATCTGAACAGCAGCGCACCCTATTGGAGGAAGAACCTTATTGTTTGTGCTGCCGGTTCGTTCACCACGACCGTCGCCATGACAATGATACTTCCCTTCTTACCCCTATATATCCGGGAACTAGGCGTCAGCGACCAAGCGTCCATAGCGCAGTTTTCGGGCGTGGCTTACGGCGTGACTTTCCTTGCGGCCGCACTGGTTGCCCCGCTCTGGGGAAGACTTGCCGACCGCTACGGTCGGAAGGCGATGATGGTTCGCGCAAGCTTGGGCGTGGTCGCAGCGATGGCCTTAATGGGTGTGGCTCAAGATGTATGGCAGTTGCTGGCTATGAGATTTTTAGCCGGTCTACTCGGAGGCTACTCGTCTGGATCATATGCTTTGGTAGCGACACAGGTTCCCAAAGACCGTATTGGCTGGGCGTTGGGGTTCTTGGCCACGGGGATTATGGGGGGCAACCTCGTCGGCCCGCTGATCGGCGGATTTCTACCAACATTAATCGGCATTCGAGAAACGTTCTTTTTGACCGCGGCCTTAGTCTTCCTCACTTTTGTTGCCAGCGCATTTTTGATCAGAGAGGATTTCAATGCTCGAACGACAGAGCGTGAATATTCCAACAGTTGGTCGACGATCCCAAGCAGGAGGCCTGTCTTGGCAATGCTGGCGACGGGCTTGCTTCTGATGATCGCCAATATGTCCATTGAACCAATAACAGCGATTTACATTTCGCAACTCGTCGAGCCTAATCGCCATGTTACCCTTTGGGCCGGTCTCGTCATTTCGGGTACAGCGTTTGGGAGTGTTCTTTCCGCCTCGCACCTTGGAAGACTGGCAGATCGCGTCGGACACTGGAAAGTTATCGTTGTCGCGATGTGCACCGCTGCGGCACTCCTTCTGTCACAAGCTTTCGTTACGAACGTTTTGGAGTTGGTGGGGCTGCGAATATTGATGGGGCTCGTTTTAGGGGGATTGCTGCCTTGTATCGGCAGCGTGATACGCCACAGCGTCCCCGAGCAAGCCGTCGGCGCGATCCTCGGCTGGTCGACATCGGCGCAGCACGCCGGTCAAGTGCTGGGCCCGGCCATTGGGGGCGTATTAGCTGCTCATGCCGGTATACATTCAGTGTTCTTTTTTACCTCGTTCCTAATGCTCGTCGGAGGTTTTATCGCTTGGAGCAGTCGACCTCAAGCGAACAGTGCTTAA
- a CDS encoding phosphocholine cytidylyltransferase family protein codes for MTEVTRAVILAAGLGSRLRPHTDLLPKPLVKVLGTPILHNTLHQLSEHGVSEATIVVGYRQEAIREACGCRFGNVEISYVTNPIFDRTGSAYSLWMARDTLLADHTLFIEGDVFFDGEVLGRTLENQRRSLSDQNVAAVASFTMGMSGSAVKLGANGLVSTFVMNQTRQAAQALDLFKVINITAFSAATSRVHLVPALQCAVEASATTAYVEQIQGSLRVGFEKRSTISIPC; via the coding sequence GTGACAGAGGTAACAAGGGCCGTCATTCTGGCTGCGGGGCTTGGTTCGCGTCTTCGCCCCCACACCGATCTTCTGCCGAAACCTCTCGTGAAGGTGCTTGGCACACCGATCCTGCACAACACCCTGCATCAGCTTTCGGAGCATGGAGTGTCAGAGGCGACGATCGTCGTCGGCTATCGGCAAGAGGCGATCCGTGAGGCCTGCGGCTGTCGTTTCGGAAATGTGGAGATTTCCTACGTTACCAATCCGATATTCGATCGCACGGGCAGCGCCTATTCGCTCTGGATGGCTCGCGACACCCTTCTCGCCGACCACACGCTCTTCATCGAAGGCGATGTGTTTTTTGACGGTGAGGTACTCGGCCGCACCCTTGAGAACCAGAGGCGTTCGCTGAGCGACCAGAATGTCGCTGCGGTCGCCTCCTTTACCATGGGAATGAGCGGCTCAGCCGTTAAGCTCGGCGCCAACGGCTTGGTTTCGACTTTCGTCATGAACCAGACCCGGCAAGCGGCGCAAGCGCTGGATCTGTTTAAGGTCATCAATATTACCGCGTTTTCGGCCGCGACGTCGCGCGTCCATCTCGTGCCGGCTCTGCAATGCGCCGTGGAGGCCAGCGCCACGACGGCCTACGTAGAACAGATCCAGGGATCTCTTAGAGTCGGATTCGAAAAGCGTTCAACGATATCCATACCTTGCTAG
- a CDS encoding Fic family protein — MSDGYDAFDDPYAYKRTTTLKNKLGLRDSALLESFELEMTTLRAREALPKGNFDAPHFRRVHFHLFQDVYKWAGKYRTVRTSKGGNAFCFPEYIDREMNRLFATLKRSLGAGNDEQFVREAAEFLAELNAIHPFREGNGRTQLTFMSMVSKSAGFPLDFSVVRRASFLPAMIASYAGQLDPLIAEFRRLRR, encoded by the coding sequence CTCTCAAGAATAAACTCGGGTTACGTGATTCTGCACTGCTAGAATCGTTTGAGCTGGAAATGACGACCCTGCGGGCGCGCGAAGCTTTGCCAAAAGGCAATTTTGATGCCCCTCATTTCCGTCGCGTTCATTTCCATTTGTTCCAAGATGTTTACAAATGGGCCGGAAAATACCGAACGGTTCGAACGTCCAAGGGCGGAAATGCATTTTGCTTTCCCGAATACATCGACCGCGAAATGAACCGTCTTTTTGCCACATTGAAAAGATCGCTCGGGGCGGGAAATGATGAACAGTTTGTCCGTGAGGCAGCGGAGTTTCTTGCCGAGCTGAACGCTATTCACCCGTTCAGAGAAGGCAATGGGCGCACACAACTCACTTTCATGTCGATGGTCAGCAAGAGCGCCGGCTTCCCGCTAGACTTTTCTGTCGTTCGACGAGCCTCCTTCCTTCCAGCGATGATTGCAAGCTACGCGGGGCAGCTAGATCCACTGATTGCCGAATTTCGAAGATTACGCCGGTAG
- a CDS encoding aminotransferase class I/II-fold pyridoxal phosphate-dependent enzyme, whose translation MLAQRMSSLLEPGTAAAREIARIAAAAGRPIVDLAAGEVVIGLPPTVREGAIAAIEAGANRYTDSIGIEPLREAVAEKLTASTHVNWAAQNIVITNGAKQALLNAVFAILDPGDEAIIFRPCWPTIPSQVLLAGAKPVFVDVKPPTYIPTLEAIHAAVTSQTKAIILNSPNNPTGAVYDRTTLQAIGDLAVNYQLWIVSDECYSSFVFNGHGHESIVTAHPGVRAQTILVNSFSKELAITGWRLGYFAAPPAIVSAAKKLQSHMTSNVNVIAQHAILHHLKVSDGSFERDMFKRLASARRDGIAVLSRLVDVQTPLADGSFYFYLDLGERIAKLPVNGPVQGIDDIARILLEEAGVAAVAGSTFGDPAGLRLSFGAPGELLIPALERVVDTLNALNDRQRPKDVFSRSGGLS comes from the coding sequence ATGCTTGCGCAACGGATGTCTTCGCTCTTAGAGCCAGGAACGGCTGCGGCGCGCGAGATCGCCAGGATTGCAGCAGCAGCCGGAAGGCCAATCGTCGATCTCGCCGCTGGCGAGGTGGTCATCGGGCTGCCGCCGACAGTACGCGAAGGCGCCATTGCTGCAATCGAGGCTGGCGCCAACCGCTACACGGATTCGATCGGTATCGAGCCATTGCGGGAGGCGGTAGCCGAAAAGCTGACGGCGAGCACGCATGTAAATTGGGCGGCTCAGAACATCGTCATCACCAACGGTGCCAAGCAAGCACTCCTGAATGCGGTGTTCGCAATTCTCGATCCTGGCGACGAAGCGATCATCTTCCGGCCCTGCTGGCCAACGATTCCGTCACAGGTCCTGCTCGCAGGCGCAAAGCCCGTCTTCGTCGATGTGAAGCCGCCGACGTATATTCCGACGCTCGAAGCCATTCACGCCGCCGTCACGTCGCAAACGAAGGCGATAATCCTCAACTCACCGAACAATCCAACCGGCGCAGTTTACGACCGGACAACCCTGCAGGCGATCGGCGACCTCGCCGTCAACTATCAACTCTGGATCGTTTCGGATGAATGTTATTCGAGTTTCGTCTTCAACGGCCACGGACACGAGTCGATCGTCACCGCCCATCCCGGTGTCCGGGCGCAGACTATTCTGGTCAATTCTTTTTCGAAGGAACTAGCAATTACGGGCTGGCGTCTCGGATACTTCGCGGCCCCGCCGGCAATCGTATCGGCAGCAAAGAAGTTGCAAAGCCATATGACGTCGAATGTCAACGTCATAGCCCAGCATGCGATCCTGCACCACCTCAAGGTCTCCGACGGCTCGTTCGAGAGGGACATGTTCAAGCGCCTCGCTTCGGCGCGGCGGGACGGCATCGCGGTTCTATCGCGGCTTGTGGACGTTCAGACGCCATTGGCCGACGGATCTTTCTACTTTTATCTCGACCTTGGCGAACGAATAGCCAAGCTGCCTGTCAACGGTCCGGTTCAGGGCATCGATGACATCGCACGAATTCTCCTTGAGGAAGCCGGTGTCGCCGCGGTGGCAGGCTCGACCTTCGGCGATCCAGCAGGCTTGCGCCTGTCGTTTGGTGCACCGGGCGAACTTCTGATCCCGGCCCTTGAACGGGTGGTTGATACGCTCAACGCGCTGAACGACCGTCAGCGGCCAAAAGATGTTTTTTCCCGAAGCGGAGGCTTATCGTGA
- a CDS encoding IS5-like element ISRtr4 family transposase, with the protein MAWTKITRRQYARRTARYASDMTDREWGLVQPFLPMPRRLGRPRTTDLREVVNALLYIATTGCQWRMLPKDFPPCSTVQRYFYEWRALGLWPRINHRLVMETRELEGKEASPTAGVIDSQSVKTTESGGIRGYDAGKKTKGRKRHIIVDTLGLMVGLMVHSADIQDRDGAPDLLKSIRHRWPWLLHVFADGGYAGDKLKRRLKKIGRWTIEIIKRSDKAKGFEVLPRRWVVERTFAWLGRCRRLAKDVERSIASAEAWIMIAHIRLITRRLARYGYR; encoded by the coding sequence ATGGCCTGGACCAAAATCACCCGTCGGCAATATGCCCGGCGAACGGCACGCTACGCAAGCGATATGACGGATCGGGAATGGGGTCTGGTTCAGCCTTTCCTGCCAATGCCGCGCCGCTTGGGCCGCCCGCGGACCACGGATTTGCGAGAGGTGGTGAATGCCCTGCTTTACATCGCCACAACTGGTTGCCAATGGCGGATGCTGCCGAAGGATTTTCCACCCTGCTCGACCGTCCAGCGCTATTTCTATGAATGGAGAGCGCTGGGACTTTGGCCACGCATCAACCATCGTCTCGTGATGGAAACGCGCGAGTTGGAGGGCAAGGAGGCAAGCCCGACGGCCGGTGTGATCGATAGCCAGAGCGTCAAAACCACCGAAAGCGGCGGCATCCGGGGCTATGACGCGGGCAAGAAGACCAAAGGCCGCAAGCGCCATATCATCGTCGATACGCTCGGCCTGATGGTCGGTCTCATGGTGCACAGCGCCGACATCCAGGATCGCGACGGTGCTCCCGATCTCCTGAAATCCATCCGCCACAGGTGGCCATGGTTACTGCATGTCTTCGCCGATGGTGGCTATGCGGGCGATAAGTTGAAGCGGCGACTGAAAAAGATCGGGCGCTGGACGATCGAGATCATCAAGCGCTCAGACAAGGCGAAAGGCTTCGAGGTTCTGCCGCGTCGATGGGTGGTCGAACGGACCTTCGCCTGGCTTGGCAGATGCCGCAGATTGGCCAAAGACGTCGAACGCTCGATCGCATCAGCCGAAGCGTGGATCATGATCGCCCACATTCGTCTCATCACCAGACGGCTAGCAAGGTATGGATATCGTTGA
- a CDS encoding asparagine synthase-related protein, which produces MAVQARVIIGRAVSPFIARATLVSGFLAVPTIYSQPVCKEEKTTMSGFIGFFGNVGFDLRRAADLLSHRGCRHAFENDRFGIAAVMDSDNGLFTSEHVTVAVSGNPYYLPGRLLSARELADEYLASGTVQASTILGTFSFVIFDSKAERVLLYRDAIGITPLYVMRLENTVYFATEYKALLNVPGFHRQIDVRAVNHFLSTGWNIHGTTFFCDIRPVQPGRLVAHTPDATILNNPKDRRIETDGTNKVTSDDLLAALDQSIDSSLSVSGPNIGIMLSGGVDSALIAALLKRRVGEKPVRSFTVGYGESDPEIIGARQTAHALGLDHSELILSLDEFDKLIAPAIWTMENVCGFDEYPCLFGLLQSVKGTVDTVFSGNFSDTIFAGMATHRKIWEDDHVAHRKSSAGKNISNDAPEGAELVSDPWTYPALSRSLTEELSRALTERDERMSAQELFVASIGAHFILPYSHPAVINVAMLCTDEQKLSAERNKIILRDAARNVLPSSISERQKHIQQMPYDRRMQDYLLHQLDGILCDSSCISRRYIRYTYLLYIRSLLKQRINVTSIQKAWNIIAFETWCRLFLPS; this is translated from the coding sequence ATGGCTGTTCAAGCACGGGTGATCATCGGAAGAGCTGTCTCGCCTTTTATTGCACGTGCGACACTCGTATCGGGATTTCTGGCCGTTCCGACCATTTATTCGCAACCGGTTTGTAAGGAAGAGAAGACGACCATGAGCGGGTTTATCGGGTTCTTTGGCAATGTCGGCTTTGATCTGAGGCGAGCCGCGGACCTTCTCTCTCATCGCGGATGTCGACATGCATTCGAGAACGATCGCTTTGGCATAGCTGCGGTAATGGACAGCGATAACGGCCTCTTCACCTCAGAGCACGTTACGGTTGCCGTAAGTGGAAACCCCTACTATTTGCCCGGGCGTCTGTTGTCCGCAAGGGAGCTGGCAGACGAATACCTTGCATCGGGAACGGTTCAGGCATCAACTATTCTCGGAACCTTTTCTTTCGTTATTTTCGATTCAAAGGCTGAACGAGTTCTCCTTTATCGTGATGCGATAGGCATTACTCCGCTCTATGTTATGAGGCTGGAGAACACTGTCTATTTCGCAACAGAGTACAAGGCACTCTTGAACGTGCCTGGATTTCATCGCCAAATTGACGTTCGTGCCGTAAATCACTTCCTTTCAACCGGATGGAACATCCATGGCACGACATTCTTTTGCGATATACGCCCTGTTCAACCTGGCCGACTTGTTGCTCACACGCCAGATGCGACAATCCTCAACAATCCGAAGGATAGACGGATCGAGACGGACGGCACAAACAAGGTCACATCCGACGATCTGCTAGCCGCGCTCGATCAGTCGATTGACTCCTCTTTGTCCGTCAGCGGACCGAATATCGGCATCATGTTAAGTGGTGGAGTTGATTCCGCTCTGATTGCCGCACTTCTAAAGCGCAGGGTTGGTGAAAAGCCTGTCAGATCCTTCACAGTTGGATACGGTGAGAGCGATCCGGAGATTATCGGAGCTCGGCAAACCGCGCATGCATTAGGGCTCGACCATAGTGAACTCATTCTTTCCCTTGACGAGTTTGATAAACTGATCGCTCCAGCGATATGGACCATGGAGAACGTTTGTGGCTTCGACGAGTATCCATGTCTGTTTGGCTTGCTACAATCGGTTAAGGGGACTGTTGATACCGTCTTTTCGGGTAACTTTTCTGACACCATATTCGCTGGCATGGCGACCCATCGTAAGATTTGGGAAGACGACCATGTGGCCCATCGTAAAAGTTCTGCGGGTAAAAACATCTCCAACGACGCGCCAGAAGGCGCCGAACTTGTTTCCGATCCGTGGACTTATCCCGCACTTTCGCGAAGTCTGACAGAGGAACTTTCGCGCGCGCTCACGGAACGGGATGAGCGAATGAGTGCGCAGGAGCTGTTCGTTGCATCAATTGGTGCACACTTTATATTGCCATATTCTCACCCCGCCGTGATCAATGTGGCCATGCTCTGTACGGATGAGCAAAAGTTGAGCGCCGAAAGAAACAAAATCATTCTACGCGATGCTGCACGCAATGTTCTGCCGTCTAGCATATCCGAACGTCAGAAGCATATTCAGCAGATGCCGTATGATCGAAGGATGCAAGATTATTTACTGCATCAGCTCGACGGAATTCTCTGTGATAGCAGCTGCATCTCGCGTCGATATATTCGGTATACCTATCTGCTATACATACGATCCTTGTTGAAGCAACGTATAAATGTGACGAGCATTCAAAAAGCCTGGAATATTATTGCTTTTGAAACTTGGTGTCGGCTCTTTCTGCCGTCGTAA
- a CDS encoding IS110 family transposase: MEKIIRIGMDTSKHVFQLHGVDAAERPILRKKMRRREMVDFFTECPPTLIAIEACGASHHWARLLSALGHEVKLIPPQLVKPYVKRGKNDAADAEALCEAVSRPTMRFVPVKSVDQQAALMLVGLRERVVAAQTQLTNSIRGYAAEFGLTAAKGLSHIPLLLERIRIDETIPDLARDLFASLADEFVQLNERRKEVEAKLMAWYRNNECCRRLAKIPGVGPIGAVLLVMKAPAPELFASGRQFSAWLGLTPKDHSTAGKVRLGVITRAGDEVLRKTLVVGATSLLRHVRVGRGRNASPWLAALLKRKAPKLVAVALANKIARIAWSMMVTGDVYRQNVGSSKLSAAA, from the coding sequence GTGGAAAAGATTATTCGTATTGGCATGGATACGTCAAAGCATGTCTTTCAACTGCATGGTGTCGACGCTGCTGAGCGGCCAATCCTGCGCAAGAAGATGCGGCGTAGGGAAATGGTCGACTTCTTTACCGAGTGCCCTCCGACCCTGATCGCAATCGAAGCCTGCGGTGCTTCACACCATTGGGCTCGATTACTGTCAGCGCTCGGGCATGAGGTCAAACTGATCCCGCCCCAGCTGGTGAAGCCCTATGTCAAACGCGGCAAGAATGATGCAGCGGATGCAGAAGCGCTCTGTGAGGCAGTGAGCCGCCCGACAATGCGGTTCGTACCGGTGAAGTCGGTTGACCAGCAAGCCGCGCTGATGCTGGTTGGCTTACGGGAACGTGTTGTTGCCGCACAGACGCAGCTTACGAATAGTATTCGCGGCTATGCGGCCGAGTTTGGGCTGACTGCCGCCAAAGGCCTGTCTCATATTCCGCTGCTTTTGGAACGCATCAGGATCGATGAGACCATTCCAGATCTGGCACGAGACCTGTTCGCATCACTGGCCGATGAGTTCGTGCAGTTGAATGAGCGGCGCAAGGAAGTGGAGGCAAAGCTGATGGCCTGGTACAGGAACAATGAATGCTGTCGCCGCCTCGCAAAAATCCCGGGTGTCGGGCCAATCGGTGCAGTACTCCTGGTGATGAAAGCACCTGCGCCAGAGTTGTTTGCATCTGGCAGACAATTTTCCGCTTGGCTGGGGCTAACGCCCAAGGACCATTCGACTGCAGGCAAAGTCAGGCTCGGTGTCATTACGAGGGCCGGAGACGAGGTATTACGCAAAACCTTAGTAGTGGGTGCGACGTCGTTGCTTCGGCATGTGAGAGTGGGACGTGGAAGGAATGCTTCACCATGGCTCGCGGCATTGCTCAAGCGTAAGGCACCTAAACTCGTCGCGGTCGCGTTGGCCAACAAGATCGCCCGGATTGCGTGGAGTATGATGGTGACCGGTGACGTCTACCGCCAAAACGTTGGGTCATCAAAGTTGTCCGCCGCAGCATAA